Proteins encoded in a region of the Elizabethkingia bruuniana genome:
- a CDS encoding Bax inhibitor-1/YccA family protein, which produces MEQNTYEPRTIQVVPEELKASQAKYMSKVYGWMSLALVVTGLIAYLVAGSETLITAIMANKLLFYGLIIAEFGLVIWLSTRIAKMSTTTAIAAFMGYAILNGLTLSLIFLIYTFSSIALTFFVTAGTFAVMSVYGYVTKTDLTKIGKIMMMLLVGIIIASLVNLFLKSPMIYWITTYVGVAVFVGLIAYDTQKIKNYFLELNGDESLMGRMAIMGALTLYLDFINLFLFLLRLFGGGRSND; this is translated from the coding sequence ATGGAACAAAACACTTACGAACCAAGGACAATTCAGGTAGTTCCTGAAGAGCTGAAAGCAAGTCAGGCGAAGTACATGTCGAAAGTTTATGGATGGATGTCACTGGCTTTAGTGGTAACTGGTTTAATTGCTTATTTGGTTGCAGGGAGCGAAACTCTTATTACTGCAATTATGGCTAATAAACTTCTTTTTTATGGATTAATCATTGCTGAGTTTGGGTTGGTAATCTGGTTGTCTACCAGAATTGCTAAAATGTCTACGACTACCGCAATTGCTGCATTTATGGGTTATGCCATATTAAATGGTTTAACATTATCATTAATATTCCTAATCTATACCTTCTCTTCTATTGCATTAACATTCTTTGTTACAGCTGGTACATTTGCTGTAATGAGTGTTTACGGATATGTTACCAAAACAGATTTAACAAAGATTGGTAAAATCATGATGATGCTGTTGGTAGGTATAATCATTGCTTCTTTAGTGAACCTATTCTTAAAGAGCCCAATGATTTACTGGATTACAACTTACGTAGGTGTTGCAGTTTTTGTAGGACTTATAGCTTATGACACTCAGAAAATTAAGAATTATTTCCTTGAGCTAAACGGAGATGAATCTTTAATGGGAAGAATGGCTATTATGGGAGCTTTAACACTATACTTAGACTTTATCAACCTGTTCTTATT